ACAGCGTCGCTTTCTTGCTCTTTATCACCAAGCTCCCGGATTGCACCGCCGCCAACGCTGAAGAATGTGCGAGATCCTAACAGGGTGTCCTGTTCGTCAAACGCTTCGAATTTCATAGCGTTTGGATGTTCCGGCAAGCATGTTTCAGGGTGCCATTTAACCTGAGTGTACTCTTTGCCGAGCACTTCCAGTACAGCTTGATCTGTAAGGTGACCTTTTCCTGTTGCTGCAAGGCTTTCGTACAGATGAACTACGTACCTGAAGGCATGCGTGTACTGTTGTAAAAAGAGTTCTGCCGCTCTTTTGGGTCCCATAGTGTGGCTAGAAGATGGCCCGACGCCAATTCTGTATAATTCACGAATGGATTTCATACCTACTCATCTCCATTTCAAATGTAGAATTGTCTGCCGCTACGACCCCAACATTGCGGTTTAACAATTTTTTACATTTTTTGAAAAAGTATTTTTTCCTACTCAACCCCAGAGTGTTGCACACAATCAAAATTGCGCTCGAGAAGCAAGCTTTTCTAAAACGTTTTTCCTATCTTATTAGAATAGCTAAACACTGTTCACTCTTCGAGGGTAAGTAATCCCTGCCGTAAATAACAGTATGATGGCGAAAAAAGCAATCTTTACTCCTAATAAGTGAAGATAACAGTAGCACTCTCACTAGTGTTTGCAGCTGTTTTATGCAGTGCTGTTATTCATGTAATTGCCTGATTTAGCTTGCAAATTGCAGAGCTTGAGATTAGGTGAGTGCTACTTCATTTTTCAAAATTGACCAGATGAATATAGGTCGAAACGGTGATGAGAGTCTAAGGGGAAAGGCTGCTTGTCATTAACTTGCATTAGGAGAGAATGTGACTCGTCGCGTAATCAAACTCATTGTTATCTGTACTATGGTATTAAGTGCTGTTTCTGCTCAAGCAGCAGGGTTCGGTATTTATGAATACAGTGCTCGTGCAAACGCACTCGGCAACTCTGTTATGGCTGGTAAGGCAGACCCTTCCTCAATTGCAGTTAACCCTGCACAGGTAACCCAGCTTGAAGGCACTCAGCTTGCTGTAGGTGCTACCGGTATTTACCCTTCAGCTACTGTAAAAATTGACTCACCTGCGGAAGACGCCGGTTCTTACGATGGTAAAAGCAGTGTTTGGACTATGCCGCATCTGTACGTAACTCATGCGCTTACTGATGAGCTGTACCTTGGCGTTGGCACATTCGCCCGCTTTGGTCTCGGCACTAAGTTCGATGAAGAATGGGCAGGCGCAAGTGACGTGCACGACGTACGTATCCGTTCATTCTCTATCAACCCTGTTATCGGGTACAAAGTAACTAAGAACTTCTCAGTTGCTGCTGGACCTGAAATTATGTGGTTCGATTTCCTTCTTAAAAAGAAAACCGGTCACCCTCGTGTTCCGGGTTACCTCGATACAGAAATGTCCGGTGACAGCTGGGGCGCAGGTTTCACTCTTGGTGCTCGCTACCAGTTCAATGACTGGCTTTCTGCTGGTGCAAGCTACCGTTCTGAGGTTCGTCAGGATGTTGAAGGCGACATCACAATGGATGCAGGCAGCATGCGTCTTTTAGATACTAGCGCTTCCGGCAAAATTACTCTTCCGCAGCAGATCGGCATTGGTTTCAACGTAAAACCAACAGACAAGTTGAGCGTAGAAGTTGGCGCAACTTGGATTGGCTGGAGCAGCTACAGCGAACTTTGTGTAAAGTTTGATGGCGGTCCATTCGAAAAGAAAAGTGATTACAAAGATACATGGCGCTACAACATTGGTGCTGAATACAACATCAATGATAACTGGGATGTACGTGCCAGCTATGTATACGATAACTCACCGCTTAACAGTGACAGTTTGAGTTACATGGTTCCTGCAAGTGATCGCCAGTTGTTTGGTGTAGGCGCAGGTTGGCATGATAACAGCTGGTCTGTTGACGTAAGCTACACATACTTGCTCATGGCTGAACGTTCCTTCTCTGTTCATGCTGCTAAGTCTACTGGCATGCCATACACTCAGAGTGGCGAAT
Above is a window of Halodesulfovibrio sp. DNA encoding:
- a CDS encoding OmpP1/FadL family transporter; the encoded protein is MTRRVIKLIVICTMVLSAVSAQAAGFGIYEYSARANALGNSVMAGKADPSSIAVNPAQVTQLEGTQLAVGATGIYPSATVKIDSPAEDAGSYDGKSSVWTMPHLYVTHALTDELYLGVGTFARFGLGTKFDEEWAGASDVHDVRIRSFSINPVIGYKVTKNFSVAAGPEIMWFDFLLKKKTGHPRVPGYLDTEMSGDSWGAGFTLGARYQFNDWLSAGASYRSEVRQDVEGDITMDAGSMRLLDTSASGKITLPQQIGIGFNVKPTDKLSVEVGATWIGWSSYSELCVKFDGGPFEKKSDYKDTWRYNIGAEYNINDNWDVRASYVYDNSPLNSDSLSYMVPASDRQLFGVGAGWHDNSWSVDVSYTYLLMAERSFSVHAAKSTGMPYTQSGEFKDGDAHLLALTIGYKF